A genomic region of Pseudomonas abietaniphila contains the following coding sequences:
- a CDS encoding DUF924 family protein: MSAPWLPLLDWWFGSAESPAETAKAKNKLWFGKKKSQDTDALHRFGGLVEQALKGGLSEWTETPQGWLALVLLLDQLPRMIFRDTPKSYAGDSRAQALVNHGLKLQRDLALTPIQRTFIYLVLEHTERLDAQDEAIRRFADLLPLLPATDRDYFTQTLAYAKKHREVIERFGRFPHRNEVLGRESTAEEVEFLKERGSRF; this comes from the coding sequence ATGAGCGCGCCTTGGCTGCCGCTGCTGGACTGGTGGTTCGGTTCTGCCGAATCTCCGGCCGAGACAGCCAAGGCGAAAAACAAGCTCTGGTTCGGCAAGAAGAAATCCCAGGACACCGATGCGCTGCACCGCTTCGGTGGACTGGTCGAGCAGGCACTCAAGGGCGGGCTGTCCGAATGGACCGAAACCCCGCAGGGCTGGCTGGCGCTGGTGCTGTTGCTCGATCAACTGCCGCGCATGATATTCCGCGACACACCCAAATCTTATGCTGGCGACAGTCGTGCCCAGGCGCTGGTCAATCATGGCCTCAAGCTGCAGCGCGATCTGGCGCTGACGCCGATACAACGCACCTTTATCTATCTGGTGCTCGAACACACCGAACGGCTGGACGCTCAGGACGAAGCCATCCGCCGCTTCGCCGACCTTCTCCCTTTACTGCCCGCCACTGATCGCGACTACTTCACCCAGACGCTGGCTTACGCGAAGAAGCACCGCGAGGTGATCGAACGCTTTGGTCGGTTCCCCCATCGCAACGAAGTGCTGGGGCGTGAGTCCACGGCTGAGGAAGTGGAGTTTCTGAAGGAGCGTGGGTCGCGGTTCTAG
- the hutC gene encoding histidine utilization repressor → MGDSPAPLYARVKQMITQQIQNGTWPPHHRVPSESELVTQLGFSRMTINRALREMTAEGMLVRMQGVGTFVAEPKTQSALFEVHNIADEIAARGHTHTCQVIILCEEAAGSERALALDMREGQRVFHSLIVHFENDIPVQIEDRFVNALVAPDYLQQDFTKQTPYAYLNQVAPLTEGEHVVEAILAEPDECKLLQIEKGEPCLLVRRRTWSGRQPVTAARLIHPGSRHRLEGRFSK, encoded by the coding sequence ATGGGTGACAGTCCGGCGCCGCTGTACGCCAGGGTGAAGCAAATGATCACCCAGCAGATTCAGAACGGAACCTGGCCGCCGCATCATCGTGTGCCGTCCGAAAGCGAGCTGGTGACTCAATTGGGCTTCAGCCGCATGACCATCAACCGCGCCCTGCGCGAGATGACCGCCGAGGGCATGCTGGTGCGCATGCAAGGCGTCGGGACGTTCGTCGCCGAACCCAAGACCCAGTCTGCGCTGTTCGAAGTCCACAACATCGCCGATGAAATCGCGGCGCGCGGCCACACGCACACCTGCCAGGTGATCATTCTCTGCGAAGAAGCGGCGGGCTCCGAGCGCGCGCTGGCGCTGGACATGCGTGAAGGTCAGCGCGTGTTTCATTCGTTGATCGTGCATTTCGAAAATGACATTCCCGTGCAGATCGAAGACCGTTTCGTCAATGCGCTGGTCGCGCCGGATTACCTGCAGCAGGACTTCACCAAACAGACGCCATATGCGTACCTGAATCAGGTCGCTCCGCTGACAGAAGGCGAGCACGTGGTCGAGGCCATTCTGGCCGAGCCTGATGAATGCAAGCTGCTGCAAATCGAGAAAGGCGAACCGTGCCTGCTGGTGCGTCGTCGCACATGGTCGGGTCGTCAGCCGGTGACCGCCGCGCGCCTGATTCACCCCGGCTCTCGCCATCGCCTGGAAGGACGCTTCAGCAAATGA
- a CDS encoding DUF3999 domain-containing protein, giving the protein MTPRSPQLIRLSLITTAVFSVLLSAAQLANAQVQTEDLPDDFTRHTPLTLSGEGPWYRLELPLALQLNAQQSTLNDVRVFNADGQAQPYALTFSQPPREEDQTPVAVKWFPLYNSDDAKDAEPKIRVERTTTGTLVEVQPQGEIEAGEEILRGWLLDTSAIHGPLDRLVLDWSTEREGFQRFSIEASDDLQHWKRWGEGQVARLSFADELVEQRVVTLPGRNARYLRLLWTTPQTAPTLASAQLISTRPGVMPLSWSPSINGSVEKPGVYVWQLPVALPLERMKVAIAQPNSLAPATLYGRRDNTAPWQPIDSGLLYRLTQNGQDVVQDEMELPGNVVQQLKLEVDDRGGGLGNEAPKLSFAVRATQLVFLARGAPPYSLAIGNATIKGANLPLSTLVPGITPEKLAALGSAKLSVTPVSVPTAAVPVAAGPDWKRMGLWAVLVLGVIFLGWMAISTLRASRLK; this is encoded by the coding sequence ATGACGCCCAGGAGCCCGCAGTTGATTCGTCTGTCCCTCATCACGACCGCAGTGTTCAGCGTCTTGCTGTCCGCAGCACAGCTGGCAAACGCCCAGGTTCAGACGGAGGATCTACCGGACGACTTCACCCGTCATACGCCGCTCACCCTCAGTGGCGAAGGCCCGTGGTATCGGCTCGAATTGCCCTTGGCGCTGCAGTTGAATGCGCAACAAAGCACGCTCAACGATGTGCGCGTGTTCAATGCCGACGGCCAGGCCCAACCCTACGCGCTGACGTTCAGTCAGCCCCCGCGTGAAGAAGACCAGACGCCGGTCGCGGTGAAGTGGTTTCCGCTCTACAACAGCGATGATGCCAAGGACGCCGAGCCAAAGATTCGCGTCGAGCGCACGACCACGGGCACGCTGGTCGAGGTGCAGCCTCAGGGCGAAATCGAGGCCGGCGAAGAAATCCTACGGGGCTGGTTGCTCGACACCAGCGCCATCCACGGGCCGCTGGATCGACTCGTGCTCGACTGGAGCACCGAACGCGAAGGCTTCCAGCGATTCAGCATTGAGGCCAGCGACGACCTTCAGCACTGGAAGCGCTGGGGCGAAGGCCAAGTAGCGCGGCTGTCGTTTGCCGACGAGCTGGTCGAGCAGCGTGTCGTCACCTTGCCGGGGCGTAATGCCCGTTACCTGCGCCTGTTGTGGACCACGCCCCAAACCGCCCCGACGCTCGCGTCCGCGCAACTGATCAGCACGCGCCCCGGTGTCATGCCGCTCAGTTGGTCGCCGAGCATCAACGGCAGCGTTGAGAAGCCGGGTGTGTATGTCTGGCAACTGCCGGTTGCCCTGCCGCTCGAGCGCATGAAAGTCGCCATCGCCCAGCCCAACAGCCTTGCACCTGCAACCTTGTATGGACGCCGCGACAACACCGCGCCGTGGCAACCGATCGACAGCGGCTTGCTCTATCGGCTGACCCAGAACGGTCAGGACGTGGTGCAGGACGAGATGGAGCTGCCGGGCAATGTCGTGCAGCAATTGAAGCTGGAGGTCGATGATCGGGGCGGCGGTCTGGGTAACGAAGCGCCGAAGCTGAGCTTCGCGGTGCGCGCCACGCAGTTGGTGTTCCTCGCCCGTGGCGCACCGCCTTACAGCCTCGCCATCGGCAACGCGACGATAAAGGGCGCCAACTTGCCCCTGTCGACCTTGGTGCCCGGGATTACGCCAGAGAAACTTGCAGCGCTGGGCAGCGCAAAGCTTTCGGTGACGCCTGTCTCGGTCCCCACGGCTGCGGTGCCTGTGGCTGCGGGTCCCGACTGGAAACGTATGGGACTGTGGGCTGTATTGGTGCTCGGCGTGATTTTTCTGGGCTGGATGGCGATTAGCACGCTCCGCGCATCCCGGCTTAAATAA
- a CDS encoding DUF2339 domain-containing protein: MQWILLLAGLFIGAVLDESLSGGAVGAVVGLAIGLSLRLSSLSREAAEQKAELAKTRQDLHAIQQRLNQLDSAAVQLPDAPAPAPLDVQPIADAGPELLWDLPDLEPAAPELSGDSEWRRPPDVAKPVRPTTKPPVPAVPNVFDSALLRAKEWLLGGNTVLRVGVVLLFLGLAFLLRYATEGMVVPIEARYAGVAFAALVLLGLGWWLRQRNASFALMLQGTGVAVMYLTVFAAMKVHTLLAPGMAFGLLVGVTVFSAILALTQNSLALACVAALGGFAAPLLTSTGEGSHVALFSYFALLNAGIFAIAWFKAWRPLNLIGFVGTFGIGFAWGLKAYTPALFWSTEPFLILFFLMYLAIGLLFARRKLQAHSTGPEDDSREAMLRWSAKQSHYVDGSLLFGTPIAGFGLQYAIIQHIEFGAAFSALVMGLLYMGIARVLAGRAPGRALLLVETCLALGVVFATLAIPLGLSAQWTTVAWAVEGAAVFWLGMRQNRLLARFFGLLLQLGAGFAFLGIVGRWYSPSFNHGDFWTPLIIALAGLISAFTVERIGTLRLAFSERLLQPSLLIWGALWWAIALCVSTHYVPGEREVPTLLLLGAVSVAVWTVVALRLKWAGLAQLCVLLTPASALLLGLMLFNPYFNPADDGGWLGWLAVFVVHFLSLKRLDTVLLPRLRSVAHVVGCWLIISVLSLELRYGLLVLSESYNAWRWLGWALLPSLYLLAMTAPHNWPWPISAYPREYRVWAAAPLAALMLAWFWLANGFSDGNADPLPYIPLINPLELGLLITLAGIFSWTRTQLPQSGVSAAHARKVALMIAGASIFALVTAMVMRGAHHWAGVAWHTDALLESMRVQAGLSIVWTLMALTLMIGGHLRARRDMWIVGAVLIGIVVAKLFFVELSNRGGLERIVSFIGVGILLLVVGYFAPLPPKNPASSPSSTDTAPPDSAPQ, encoded by the coding sequence GTGCAATGGATTCTTTTGCTGGCTGGTCTGTTTATCGGCGCGGTGCTCGATGAGTCGCTGTCAGGCGGGGCCGTGGGTGCGGTGGTCGGTCTGGCAATTGGCTTGAGCTTGCGGCTGTCATCCCTGTCCCGCGAAGCAGCCGAGCAGAAAGCCGAGCTGGCGAAAACCCGACAAGACTTGCACGCGATTCAACAACGCCTGAATCAGCTCGACTCCGCCGCCGTCCAACTACCGGATGCACCCGCCCCCGCTCCGCTCGACGTTCAGCCGATCGCCGACGCCGGCCCTGAACTGCTCTGGGACCTGCCGGATCTGGAACCCGCAGCGCCCGAGCTCTCCGGCGACTCCGAATGGCGCCGACCGCCCGACGTCGCGAAACCCGTTCGCCCGACGACTAAACCTCCCGTTCCCGCCGTACCCAATGTGTTCGACAGCGCACTGCTGCGCGCCAAAGAATGGCTTTTGGGCGGCAATACCGTGTTGCGTGTCGGCGTAGTGCTGCTGTTTCTCGGCCTGGCGTTCCTGTTGCGCTACGCCACCGAAGGCATGGTTGTGCCAATCGAAGCGCGTTACGCCGGCGTTGCGTTCGCCGCGCTGGTCTTGCTGGGGCTGGGCTGGTGGCTGCGACAGCGCAATGCGTCTTTTGCATTGATGCTGCAAGGCACAGGCGTGGCGGTGATGTACCTGACGGTTTTCGCCGCCATGAAAGTCCACACGTTGCTGGCGCCCGGCATGGCTTTTGGACTGCTGGTCGGGGTGACCGTGTTCTCGGCGATCCTCGCGCTGACGCAGAATTCTCTCGCCTTGGCCTGCGTGGCGGCGCTCGGCGGTTTCGCGGCGCCGTTGCTGACGTCTACCGGGGAAGGCAGCCACGTTGCGCTGTTCAGTTATTTCGCGCTGCTCAACGCGGGCATCTTCGCCATCGCGTGGTTCAAGGCCTGGCGACCGCTGAACCTGATCGGCTTCGTCGGCACCTTCGGCATCGGTTTCGCCTGGGGATTGAAGGCTTACACGCCAGCGCTTTTCTGGAGCACCGAACCGTTTCTGATTCTGTTTTTCCTGATGTACCTGGCGATAGGGCTGTTGTTCGCCCGGCGCAAGTTGCAGGCACACAGCACCGGCCCGGAGGATGACAGCCGGGAAGCGATGCTGCGTTGGTCGGCGAAGCAGAGCCATTACGTCGATGGCAGCCTGCTGTTCGGCACGCCCATTGCGGGGTTTGGCCTGCAATACGCGATCATCCAGCACATCGAGTTCGGCGCCGCCTTCAGCGCGCTGGTCATGGGCCTCCTGTACATGGGTATCGCGCGGGTGCTCGCGGGCCGTGCGCCCGGACGCGCACTGCTGTTGGTGGAAACCTGCCTGGCGCTGGGCGTCGTGTTCGCCACATTGGCGATTCCCTTGGGCCTGAGCGCGCAATGGACCACCGTGGCCTGGGCCGTCGAAGGCGCCGCCGTGTTCTGGCTGGGCATGCGACAGAACCGGTTGTTGGCGCGCTTTTTCGGTCTGCTGCTGCAGCTCGGTGCAGGGTTCGCGTTCCTGGGCATTGTCGGGCGCTGGTACTCACCGAGCTTCAACCATGGCGACTTCTGGACGCCCTTGATCATTGCTCTGGCGGGCTTGATCAGCGCATTTACCGTCGAGCGCATTGGGACCTTGCGCCTGGCCTTCAGCGAGCGGCTGCTGCAGCCGTCATTGCTGATCTGGGGAGCGTTATGGTGGGCAATTGCGCTGTGCGTCAGCACCCATTACGTTCCCGGCGAGCGGGAAGTGCCGACGTTATTACTGCTCGGCGCCGTCAGCGTGGCTGTATGGACTGTCGTCGCGCTGCGCTTGAAATGGGCCGGACTGGCTCAGCTCTGCGTTTTACTGACACCGGCCAGTGCTCTGCTTCTGGGACTGATGCTGTTCAATCCGTATTTCAATCCGGCGGACGATGGCGGCTGGCTGGGCTGGCTCGCGGTGTTCGTGGTCCATTTCCTGTCTCTGAAACGTCTCGACACCGTGTTGCTCCCGCGCCTGCGCAGCGTCGCGCATGTCGTTGGCTGCTGGCTGATCATCAGCGTGCTCTCGCTGGAGCTGCGTTATGGATTGCTGGTGCTGTCGGAGTCGTATAACGCTTGGCGCTGGCTGGGCTGGGCGTTGCTGCCAAGCTTGTATCTGCTGGCGATGACCGCTCCACACAACTGGCCTTGGCCGATCAGTGCGTATCCCCGTGAATACCGGGTCTGGGCCGCGGCGCCACTCGCAGCGCTGATGCTGGCGTGGTTCTGGCTCGCCAACGGGTTCAGCGATGGCAACGCCGACCCGCTGCCGTACATCCCGTTGATCAACCCGCTTGAACTGGGGTTGCTGATCACGCTGGCCGGCATTTTCAGCTGGACCCGCACCCAGCTGCCGCAGTCAGGCGTCAGCGCAGCCCATGCACGCAAGGTCGCACTGATGATTGCAGGCGCGTCGATCTTCGCGTTGGTCACCGCCATGGTCATGCGCGGCGCCCATCACTGGGCGGGCGTTGCCTGGCACACTGACGCGCTGCTTGAATCCATGCGCGTGCAGGCGGGCCTCTCCATCGTCTGGACCTTGATGGCGCTGACCCTGATGATCGGCGGTCACCTGCGCGCACGGCGCGACATGTGGATCGTCGGTGCGGTGTTGATCGGCATCGTGGTCGCCAAACTGTTCTTCGTCGAACTTAGCAACCGGGGCGGACTGGAGCGCATCGTCTCGTTTATCGGCGTTGGCATTCTGCTGCTCGTAGTGGGATATTTCGCACCATTACCGCCGAAGAACCCTGCAAGCAGCCCGTCTTCCACCGACACTGCGCCTCCGGATTCGGCACCGCAATGA
- a CDS encoding class 1 fructose-bisphosphatase, producing MSRVTLSRYLIEQTRSNNTPADLRFLIEVVARACKEISHAVSKGALGGVLGSMGTENVQGEVQKKLDVMSNEILLEANEWGGHLAGMASEEMDNAYQIPGKYPKGAYLLVFDPLDGSSNIDINAPVGTIFSVLRCPNEYLSQNEALNEKAFLQPGTQQVAAGYAIYGPQTMLVLTLGDGVKGFTLDREMGSFVLSHEDIKIPESTQEFAVNMSNQRHWEAPVKRYVEELLAGEEGPLKKNYNMRWVAAMVADVHRILTRGGLFMYPRDAREPSKPGKLRLMYEANPMSFLVEQAGGASTDGHQRILDIQPEGLHQRVAVFLGSKEEVERATAYHKE from the coding sequence ATGTCCCGCGTTACCCTGAGTCGCTATCTGATTGAGCAGACCCGCAGCAACAACACTCCTGCCGATCTGCGCTTCCTTATCGAAGTGGTGGCGCGTGCGTGCAAGGAAATCAGCCACGCAGTATCCAAAGGCGCCCTGGGTGGCGTGCTGGGCAGCATGGGTACTGAAAACGTTCAAGGTGAAGTGCAGAAGAAGCTGGACGTGATGTCCAACGAAATCCTGCTCGAAGCCAACGAATGGGGCGGTCACCTCGCCGGCATGGCGTCGGAAGAAATGGACAACGCCTACCAGATTCCGGGCAAATACCCGAAGGGCGCCTACCTGCTGGTGTTCGACCCGCTGGACGGCTCCTCGAACATCGACATCAACGCCCCGGTCGGCACCATCTTCTCGGTATTGCGTTGCCCGAACGAATACCTGAGCCAGAACGAAGCCCTGAACGAAAAAGCCTTCCTGCAGCCGGGCACCCAACAGGTGGCCGCTGGTTACGCGATCTACGGCCCGCAGACCATGCTGGTCCTGACGCTGGGCGACGGCGTCAAAGGCTTCACCCTCGACCGTGAGATGGGCAGCTTCGTGCTGAGCCATGAAGACATCAAGATTCCGGAGTCCACTCAGGAATTCGCCGTCAACATGTCCAACCAGCGCCACTGGGAAGCGCCGGTCAAGCGCTATGTCGAAGAACTGCTGGCCGGTGAAGAAGGCCCGCTGAAAAAGAACTACAACATGCGTTGGGTCGCGGCGATGGTTGCCGACGTACACCGCATTCTGACCCGTGGCGGCCTGTTCATGTACCCTCGCGACGCTCGCGAGCCGTCCAAGCCGGGCAAACTGCGTCTGATGTACGAAGCCAACCCGATGTCGTTCCTGGTGGAACAGGCGGGCGGCGCGTCCACTGACGGCCATCAACGCATTCTCGACATCCAGCCCGAAGGCCTGCACCAGCGCGTAGCGGTGTTCCTGGGTTCGAAAGAAGAAGTTGAACGCGCGACTGCGTACCACAAAGAGTAA
- a CDS encoding outer membrane protein assembly factor BamE encodes MSLRSLMLLSFCVLLAACSKINQENYSKISAGMSKAEIEQLLGSPTECSGALGMASCTWGDQKTFISVQYAADKVVLYSGQGLK; translated from the coding sequence ATGTCTTTGCGCTCTCTCATGTTGCTGTCGTTCTGCGTGCTGCTGGCCGCCTGCAGCAAGATCAATCAGGAAAACTATTCGAAAATCTCGGCAGGCATGTCCAAGGCCGAAATCGAGCAGTTGCTCGGCAGCCCGACCGAGTGCTCGGGCGCACTGGGGATGGCGAGCTGCACCTGGGGCGATCAAAAAACGTTCATCAGCGTTCAATACGCCGCTGACAAAGTGGTTCTGTATTCGGGTCAGGGGCTCAAATGA
- a CDS encoding formimidoylglutamate deiminase, whose translation MSVFFAERALLPAGWANNVRFEVSADGLLTNVQADAERHGAELINGPVVPGMPNLHSHAFQRAMAGLAEVAGNPNDSFWTWRDLMYRLVGQISPEQLGVIARQLYIEMLKGGFTSVAEFHYVHQDTSGQPYTNPAELALQVSQAAASVGIGMTLLPVLYTHSGFGGLAPNEGQRRFINSTDGYLDLQSCLKPLIDAQPAQALGLCFHSLRAVTPQQIGDVMAASNTQCPVHIHIAEQQKEVDDCLAWSGRRPLQWLYDNVDVDERWCLVHATHAEADEVASMAKSGAVAGLCLTTEANLGDGIFPAVDYIAQGGRWGIGSDSHVSLSVVEELRWLEYGQRLRDQRRNRLYRPDQPMVGRTLYDAALVGGAQAMGQPTGALEVGKRADWLVLDGNDPYLATASGDAILNRWLFAGSDRQIRDVMVNGRWVIREGRHADEAESSRAFAQVLRELLG comes from the coding sequence ATGTCCGTTTTCTTTGCCGAACGAGCGTTATTGCCTGCTGGCTGGGCCAATAACGTGCGTTTTGAGGTCAGCGCCGATGGCCTGTTGACCAACGTCCAGGCCGATGCCGAGCGTCATGGCGCTGAACTGATCAACGGTCCTGTGGTGCCGGGCATGCCGAACCTGCACTCACACGCGTTTCAACGCGCGATGGCGGGTCTGGCGGAAGTGGCGGGCAATCCGAACGACAGCTTCTGGACCTGGCGTGACCTGATGTATCGCCTTGTCGGGCAGATCAGCCCGGAGCAACTGGGCGTCATCGCGCGTCAGTTGTACATCGAGATGCTCAAGGGCGGTTTCACCTCGGTGGCGGAGTTTCATTACGTTCACCAGGACACCAGCGGCCAGCCGTACACGAACCCGGCGGAGTTGGCGTTGCAGGTCAGTCAGGCCGCCGCCTCCGTCGGCATTGGCATGACGCTCCTGCCCGTGCTGTACACGCACTCAGGGTTTGGCGGGCTGGCACCGAACGAAGGCCAGCGCCGCTTCATCAACAGCACCGACGGCTACCTCGATCTGCAATCATGCCTGAAACCCCTTATCGATGCGCAACCGGCGCAGGCGCTGGGCCTGTGCTTCCACTCGCTGCGTGCGGTCACGCCGCAACAGATCGGCGACGTGATGGCCGCCAGCAACACGCAGTGCCCGGTCCATATCCATATTGCCGAACAGCAGAAAGAAGTCGATGACTGCCTGGCCTGGAGCGGGCGTCGTCCGTTGCAATGGCTGTACGACAATGTGGACGTCGATGAGCGCTGGTGCCTGGTGCATGCGACCCATGCCGAAGCCGATGAAGTCGCCTCGATGGCTAAAAGTGGCGCGGTTGCCGGTCTGTGTCTGACGACTGAAGCCAACCTGGGCGACGGTATTTTTCCGGCCGTCGATTACATCGCTCAGGGCGGACGCTGGGGCATTGGATCGGACAGCCATGTTTCGCTGAGCGTCGTCGAGGAGCTGCGCTGGCTGGAGTATGGCCAGCGTTTACGCGATCAACGCCGCAACCGGCTGTATCGACCGGATCAGCCGATGGTGGGTCGCACGCTGTACGACGCTGCGCTGGTGGGCGGGGCTCAGGCGATGGGGCAGCCGACGGGTGCGCTGGAAGTGGGTAAGCGCGCGGACTGGTTGGTACTTGATGGCAACGATCCGTATCTGGCGACTGCGTCGGGTGATGCGATCCTCAACCGCTGGCTGTTCGCTGGCAGCGATCGGCAGATACGTGACGTGATGGTCAACGGTCGCTGGGTGATCCGCGAAGGTCGGCATGCCGATGAAGCCGAGAGCAGCCGAGCGTTTGCGCAGGTATTGCGGGAATTGTTGGGCTGA
- a CDS encoding lipocalin family protein: protein MATLWLTACASTPGESMAPRTEGHVDLKRYQGTWYELARLPMFFQRNCAQSEAHYALKPDGNIAVTNRCRTMDGQWEEATGTASPQVEGKTDKLWVVFDNWFSRLLPGVAKGNYWVLDVSEDYKLAIVGNPNRKYLWLLSRTAHVDDKTRNELLMKAQQQGYDTTRLIWRVEDSKIAKVAE from the coding sequence ATGGCAACGTTGTGGCTGACAGCGTGCGCGTCGACGCCAGGAGAGTCGATGGCGCCAAGAACTGAAGGCCATGTAGACCTAAAGCGTTATCAGGGCACGTGGTACGAACTGGCGCGCCTGCCGATGTTTTTTCAGCGCAACTGCGCGCAATCCGAGGCGCATTACGCGCTCAAACCTGACGGCAACATTGCCGTGACCAACCGCTGTCGGACGATGGACGGCCAGTGGGAGGAAGCCACGGGCACCGCGTCGCCGCAGGTCGAAGGCAAGACCGACAAGCTGTGGGTTGTGTTCGATAACTGGTTCTCACGGCTGCTGCCCGGCGTCGCGAAAGGCAACTACTGGGTGCTCGACGTCAGCGAAGATTACAAGCTCGCGATCGTTGGCAACCCGAATCGCAAGTACCTGTGGCTGCTGTCACGCACGGCGCATGTCGATGACAAAACCCGCAATGAGCTGCTGATGAAGGCTCAACAACAGGGCTATGACACCACCCGGTTGATCTGGCGGGTTGAAGATTCGAAGATCGCCAAGGTGGCCGAATAG